Genomic segment of Iocasia fonsfrigidae:
GTTATTGGGATAGAATTAATACCCAGATGGCTGGAGGAAATCTGCCAGATATAGTACAGCATGTCCGTAAATATATTAGTGGCTATGTTAAGAATGAAAATTTATTAAATTTAACTCCTTATTTAAAAGATGGTACATTAGATACCAGTAATATTCCGGATTCTCTTGTTGCTATGGGCAATATTAATGGCAGGCAATATGGGGTGGCTACTGGAGTAAATGCACCAGCAGTTTATTATGATAAGGGATTATTTAAGAAGGCAGGGATTTCTTATCCAAGTCCAGATCGGACCTGGCAGGATGAGGTAGCTTTAATTAAAAAGCTACATGATAAATTGGGTATTTTAGGTTCTGCTAATCTAACATCACAGACAGATGTTGGTGGTTTTACTGTCTGGGTAAGGCAACATGGTGGTGCTTTATATAATGAAGATGGAACTGCCTTGGGTTATGATGATGACCAGATATATATTGACTTTATGGAAATGACTTTAGATGTCCTTGATTCAGGTGCTGTCTGGTCAGCCCCAGAACGGGCTGAAAATGCTGATACAGGGGTTGAACAGGATCCCATTACCAGACAGGAAGCAGCTATGGCGACAATATATTGGAGTAATCAGCTTGGTGCTTTAGTTAACTCCTCAGGTAAAATGTTAGGAATTACTACTATGCCTAAACTTGATAATCAGCTAGCAGAGGGGCGATTCTTGAAACCTGCTATGCTCCTTACTGTTAGTGCTAATACTGAACACCCTAAAGAAGCCATTACCTTCCTTAATTTCTGGTTACATGACATTGAGGCTGGTAAGATACTGGGTACTGATAGGGGTGTACCTACTGAAAGCAAGGTAAAGGCAGTACTAAAAGAAGATGCAAGTGAAATAGATCAGGCTGTCTTTGATTATATTGATTTAGCTGCTGCTAATGCTGGAGAAGCTCTGGCAGCTCAACCACCTGCCTATCAGGAAGTAGTTGCAGCATATGAAGATGTTTACTGGAAAGTAATCTATAAGCAAATTACTCCTGAGGAGGGAGCCAAAGAATTTAGGGAAAAAGCCAACAGCATTTTGGCTAATCAATAAACAGGTAAAATATAATAATGGGTATAGGTTAGTGAAGATTATTTTGCTGGCTTATACCCCTATTTCAAAAGGGGAGGGATAAGACTTGAATAATAGATTTGAAGCACTAAAAGATGTGTCACGGATAGATCACAGGATTGGAATTAAGAAGATCATAAAAATGAATCTGGAGGGATATGCTTTTATTCTCCCGTGGTTGATAGGTTTCTTAGCTTTCATGTTATATCCTTTATTAATGTCTTTATATTATTCATTTACGAAGTATAGTATTGTGGGCAATCCAGAATGGATCGGTTTACAGAATTATCTAACTATATTTTTGACAGATGAAAAATTTTGGATGTCCTTAAAGGTTACCTTTTTTTATGTAGTTTTTGCAGTTCCATTAAGATTGGCTGCTGCCCTGGCTCTGGCGATGTTATTTAAAAAGGCCAGACCATTAACTAATTTTTATAGGGCAGCTTATTATGTCCCTTCAATCTTAGGTGGAAGTGTGGCTATTTCAGTGGTTTGGCGTCAATTATTTGGTTCTAAGGGGGCTTTTAATGATATTTTACTATCATTAGGTCTTATTAATCAGCGCATCTCCTGGATTGGGACCCCTGATACAGCTATCTGGACTTTGATACTATTAGCGGCATGGCAGTTTGGTTCTCCCATGATTGTCTTTTTAGCTGGTCTGAAACAAATTCCGAAGAGTCTCTATGAAGCTGCTAAAATAGACGGTGCCAGCAAGTGGCAGCAATTTACACGGATAACAATACCGTTGTTAACTCCGGTTATTTTCTTTAATTTACTGATGCAGATGGTCAGGTTATTTTTGATGTTTACCCAGGCCTTTATTATTACTGATGGTGGTCCTTTAGACAGAACCTTGGTTTATGCACTATATTTGTATAGAAAGGGTATTAGTTTTGGACATTTGGGATATGGATCAGCTCTGGCCTGGATTATATTGGTAATACTAACTGTAGCTACAATTATTATCTTTAAAACATCAAATAAATGGGTCTATTATGAATCCTAATAAATGTTGTTTAAAGGGGGGAAAATAATGAGTTTATCATTTACCAAAAAAGAACGGCTTAATAATATTTTATTTCAGGTTTTTGTTGCTCTCTTTTGTTTTGTAATGATCTATCCCTTACTCTGGATGTTAGCAGGTTCCTTAAAAACTTCGGGAAATGCTTTGACTGCTACACTAATACCAGATGGGTTGAATTTTAGTAATTATCTACAGGGTTGGAAAGGATTTGGTGGACATAGTTTCTCTATTTTTTTCAGAAATTCTTTTTTTATAGCTGGGATGGCTACATTGGGACAGCTTTTTACTTCTTCTTTTGCTGCTTTTGGTTTTGCCAGGACCAGGTTTATTGGTCAAAAGGTGTTTTTTGCCGTAATGATTGCTACTGTCCTGTTACCAGCTCAGGTTTTACGTATTCCGCAGTATATTATGTTTAATAACTGGGGTTGGATGGATTCGTATCTACCAGTCTTACTTCCTCAGATGCTTCCAGTACCATTTTTCACCTTTTTGATGGTTCAATTTATCCGGGGGATCCCCTCAGAGTTAGATGAGGCTGCCCTGATTGATGGCTGTAACAAGTTCGGCATTTATTTTAGAATTATCTTACCAAATTTGAAACCAGTTATGGTTACAGCAGGTATATTCAGGTTTTACTGGACCTGGAATGATTTTATGACACCATTACTCTATCTGCAAACTGTAACTAAGTATCCTATATCTATAGCCTTACGGATGTTTTCTGATCCTAATGCTATTACTAATTGGGGTGCTATGTTTGGTATGACTGTTTTATCTATTGTACCAACTTTAGTAATCTTTATTTTCTTCCAGAAATACCTAGTAGAGGGTGTAGCTTCATCTGGATTAAAGGGATAAATGCTATAAAATATAATATGTTAAGAAGAAAACAAAAAAGGAGGGTTTTTTTTGAAGTATAATTTAAAAGGTGGATTATGGTTTATATTAACATCGGTTTTATTAGTATCATTCATAATATCAGCAGTTATTCTGGCTGAAGATGAAATGATAAGTGTTTCCAGTGATTGGCAGGGGAGTATCTTTGGTAATCTTGGTGGTCAAAATAAGATCACAAAAGAAAACTTTGAAATTAACGAAAATACTGATGGAACTGTTAGGCTTAGGAGTTCTAATAATAGGGGTAAGATTGAAAGTAAATCAGAGGGAATAGCCTACTACTTTAAAGAAGTACCTGCTGATGCTAACTTTGAATTAAGTGCTACAGCTACTGTCGAATCTTTTGAGATGCATAATCAGGTATCTTTTGGTTTAATGGTTAGGGATAAGGTGCTCATTAATGAGAGTAATAAAGAAGATATTGGTTATACTCTGGCTGCTGGAATTCTTAATGCCAAAAAAGATGTTCCTAAAATAGGTTTTTATAGAACAGCTGAGGGGCAGACAAAGCTAGGGGAGTTGGTAAATGATGCTGTCCCTAGTGCTGGTAATACCTATGATTTAAGTATTAAGAAATCTGGTGATGTATATATATTAAAGTTTGGTAATGAAGAACCTGTTATAATTGAAAATTTTAGTGGATTTGAAACTGGAAAATTATTTGCCGGTCTCTATACTGCCAGAAATACAACAGTTATCTTTAGTGATATTAATTTCAGTTTGGATACCAGGAAGGTCAAGGACTTACATGTAGATACAACTGCAATGCCGACCGATTATCTTTTAGAAGAAGAGTTAGATTTAACAGGATTGAAAGTCACAGCAGAATTTTCTGATGGATCAAAAGAGATACTGTCAGAGGATGATTATATTGTAACCGGTTTTGATAGTAACACAGTAGGGACTAACCCCATTAGCATAAATTATAATGGAGTAAGTAGAACGGTTAATTTAGAGATAAATTCTTTGACCTGTACAGGTTTGAAAATAAAGTACTATCCGGCAAAAACAGATTATTATCTAGGAGATAGATTTGACCCTGAGGGTTTTGCTGTAATGGCAGAATATAATGAAGGATATAAAAGTGAAGAACTAACAGTTGATAAATATACCTTTTCTATTGCAGGAGAATCTATGCCAGGAAGTGACTATGTATTTGATAGTGCAGGAGAAAAAATAGTTACTGTAAGCTCAATGGAGAATCCCGCTATATCTATAAGCTTTGCTGTAAATGTTAAAACTGCTGAAATTACTGGCTTAGAAATTAGTAAAGTACCAGAAAAGGAATTATATTTTCTTAGTGATAAATTAAACCTTACAGGTATGACTGTCTATGCTAAATATAGTGATGGTTCTAGAATTAGACTGATGAAAGATGAATTCTCAGTATCTTCTTTAGATACTACGAGTCCTGGTGAAAAAAAGGTTATAATTTCCCACAAAGGAAAAGAGGCAGTATTAAATTTAACTGTTAAAATGAAGGAGTTAACAGGTCTTGAAGTCACAGAATACCCACAGACAACATTTTATCTTGGTGATGATTTTACAAGTAGAGGGTTAGAGGTATCTTTAGTATATGACAATGGTGATAAAGAGGTATTAGCAGGAAGTAATTATACAGTTGATTTTTCGAATTTTGATAATACTAAGATGGGAGTATATGATGTTAAGATTATTCCTACTGATAGTTTAATCACAGCTATTACTTATCCAGTAACTGTACGAGAAAAGACTGAATATGAATGGAAATATACTAGATTTGGTCAATCTACTAGTGAAGAGGATAATTTTATCGATATAAAAGAAGATGGTACAATAGAGCTTGCTTCTATTAATGGTGGTGGAAAAGTTGCCACAGACCATGATGGCATCAGTTTTTATTATACAGTGATTGATGCCTCCAAAGATAATTTTGTATTATCGGCTGATATTAAAGTGATTGAATATGCTAAAAGTCCACATGATGGTCAGGAAGCCTTTGGTATTATGGCCAGAGATGCCATCGGAGAATTTGGTGATACCGGGGTATTTGCTTCTAATATGGTAGGTCTAGGTGGTTATAGTGGAGGAACCAAGGAGCCTAATGGAACACAGTTATTTATGAGAACTGGTGTTGAATCTTCAGATGGTGCAGGAAGTAATGGGACCTCAAGTATGATGATCAAGGAAGAGAAACCTAAAACCAGTAATACCTATCCTGCTAAGGAATATAGGTTGACTTTAGCGAAAACAAATAGTGGTTATACAGGAAGACTTAATGGTGGTAAAGAGGTAATGTTATTTGAACCTAATTTTCTAAATGTTCAAGATTCAAAGGTTTATTTAGGTTTCTTTGCTGGTCGTGTTGGGCATATTGAAGTAAGTAATGTAGACTTTAAAGTCTCAGCAGCAAAAACTGATGCACCAAAGGTGGGGCCTTCTGAAGAGGCTGTAACACCGACCTTGGATTTCTTATCATTAGATAAGACTTCTAAGACTGATTATAATTTCTTATTAAAATCTAATGTTAAGGGGATAGTTATTGTTAAACAAGGGAGAAAAGTAATAGCTAGAGACCAGGTAGTTAAAGCTAAGCAGGAATACTTAATAGAAACAGAACTTGCTGAGAATACTAAGACTAATTTTAGTGTCAGCTTTTTACCTGATGATACTCAGTATTTAACATCATGCGATAAATTAGTTAAGAACTTTACTGTTGAGATGAAAAGCTATGTAGAAGATGGTGATATCTATGTTTCACCAACTGCCATTAGTGGTGGTGCAGGTACTTTAGAAGATCCACTAGATCTTGATACAGCAATTTCCTTTGTACGTGAAGGTCAGAAGATCATCTTACTTGAGGGTAGATATGTACGTGATTCCAAATTGGAGATTAAAAAATATAATGATGGTACTGCTGAGGCAAGGAAGTATCTGATAGCGGCAGCAAACACAAATCCAATCATAGATTTTGATAAAAAAACTGAGGGTGTTCTCTTAAGTGGTGATTACTGGCAGGTGAAAGGGATTGAATTTACTCGTTCAGCAGCAAATGAGAAAGGCTTTGTTGTTGGTGGGAACCATAACATAATTGAGGAATGTCTATTCTATGAGAATGGTAATACAGGTTTACAGATAAGCCGTACCGACATAAATGAAGATGATAAGTCTAAATGGCCGTCTTATAATTTAATCCTTAACTGTACATCTTTTGATAATCGTGATCCATCTGATAATAATGCTGATGGGTTTGCTGCTAAGCTTACATCAGGTGTAGGTAATGTATTTAGGGGATGTATTGCCCATCATAATATTGATGATGGGTGGGATTTATATACTAAGGTAGGAACAGGTGCTATCGGTCCAGTTGTGATAGAGGACTCTATTGCCTATAGTAATGGTACCTTAACAGATGGTACAGTAGGTAATGGTGATAAGAATGGGTTCAAACTTGGTGGTGAAGGTGTTCATGTACCCCATATTATTAAAAACTGCCTAGCCTTTGACAATGGGGCTGTTGGTTTTACAAGTAATAGTAATCCAGCTGTTATTGCTATCAATAATATTGCTTTGAATAATATTGGGAGAAATCTGGAATTTACTACTTATAAAGAAATTGCTGTTGATTTTGAAATTGATGGTTTTATGTCTATTGCTACCAAAGATATTCCAGCAGATAATTTTCCTGTAGAATTGGAATCAGCTAAAAATTATATGTTTAATGGTAGTGTATCAGAAAACCAGCTGGACAATAGAATAAACAAAAATGATTTTGTGACTTTAATACCACAACTCCCTTTTGAAAGGGATGATAACGGAAGGATAATGATAGGTGATTTTCTAAAGTTAACTACTAAGTAAGAAGAAAGGATAGTCAGAAAACAACTCCTTTCATTTATTTTGTAAATGATTATTTCTATTCTTTATTTTCTGATAAATCTGGTATATAATGTAATTAGTCAGGTCAATAAAGAAGGGGTTGTTTTCTATGTCCAGAAAGGTTTTATTATATTTTTTGATAATATTATTATTGCTTATTGTTAAAACAGAAGTAGCTGTTGTTTCCAATAATAATATAACTATTAGTATATCATGGTGGGGCTCACAGGTTAGACATAATAAGACTTTAGCGGTGATAGAACTATTTGAAAGAAAAAACCCGGATATAAAAATACAGCCTGTTTATACAGGATGGAGGGAGTACTGGGATAGAATAGCTGCCTATGCTGTAGGAGGTAATTTGCCTGATATTATGCAGCAGGATTATAAGTATTTTAATTCCTATGTTGACTATAATATTTTAAGGGACATGGATGATTACATAGATAGTATTATCAAGGTTGCAGAGGTTGATGAGGCTTTATTGGAATCTGCCAGGTTTGATGGTAAGTTATATGGTATTCCTGCTGGACTTAATACCTATACTATATTATATGATCCGAAAAAGTTTGCAGAGGCTGGACTAACAGAACCTTCTTATGATTGGACATGGAATGAATATAAGGAAATATGTAGAAAACTCCATGAGAGACTGGGTATATATGCAGCGACCAGTCTTCCGATGGCAACCAGAAATATTACAGGCCTTGAGCATTATGTCAGGCAGCATGGCCAGTCTTTATTTGACATGTCAGCTCATAAACTGGGATTTACGGAGGATTTGTTTGTTGATTTTTATAAAATGGATTTAGAGTTAAGCAGGGAAGGGGTCTTTGCCCCTGGAGAACTCCGTCTGGAAAATCACACTATAGAAAACGATTTAATTGTTAAAGATGCTGCAGTTATGGCTGCCTATTGGACCAATCAGATTGTTGCTATTTCTAAAGCTGCTGGTAAACCATTAAAAATGTTACCCTTTCCTCAGGCTAAAGATGAAACCAGGTCTGGTTATTACTTAAAGCCCTCCATGTACTGGACTATAACCAAAAATAGTAAACACCCTGAGATAGCAGCAAGATTCATTAATTTTTTGATTAATGATTTAGAAGCTAATAAACTTTTAAACGGTGACCGTGGTGTGCCGATTTCTTTTGATATCAGGCAAAAATTACAGCCTATGCTTGATGATCCGGAAAGGAAGATGTTTAATTTTATAAAATACATTTCCAATAACTCAAGTATTATTGAACCACCACCACCTGCCCAGTATGATCAGGTGATAGAAATTTTGGAAGAAGTACATTATAAAATACTGGAGGGGAGTCAAACACCATCTGAGGCATACCAGGAATTGAGGATGCGTACAGATAGGGTTCTAAAATGATTAAAAAATACTTACTACTATAATAAATAAAGCTATTGAAGGATAAAATTCAATAGCTTTATTTTAATCATATCATATTATTATAACACCACAAAAAATGTATAAAATAACCCATTAAGAACAATATATGTCTTGTTATTATCCATTTCTTTTTATAAAATACCCTTAAGATTCGAAGATTAAATAAGATTTTAAGGGAGTGTGAAAAGGAAAATGAGGTATGCATTAATTGGTACAGGTTCACGTTCATCGATGTATTATAAGGCTATCCAGGACTTAGACGGAGTAAAAGGAAAAAATGAATTAGTGGCACTACTGGATTTAAATGAAAGCAGAATGCAATATGTCAATAAGTGTTTAGATTTAAATCTACCTGTATATAAACCACACCAATTTAATGAAATGTTAGAAAAAGAAAATGTTGAAGGCATTATTGTTACTACTAAGGATTCTCATCATCATTATTATATAATAGAGGGATTAAAACGGGATTTAAAGGTTATTAGTGAAAAGCCGATGACTACTGATGAAGAAAAATGCCAGGAAATATTGAATACTATGGAACAGACAGGTAATGACCTTATTGTTACCTTTAATTACCGTTATTCACCATACCGTTCTAAAGTAAAAGAATTACTTGAGCAGGGGACTATAGGGGAGTTAACAATGGTGGAGTTCCACTGGTTTTTAGATACAACCCATGGTGCAGATTATTACAGAAGGTGGCATCGTAATATAAATAATTCAGGGTCTTTATTAGTACATAAGTCGACACATCATTTTGACCTGGTAAATTGGTGGATAGATAGCTTTCCAGTTGAGGTTTTTGCTCTGGGGAAGAAAAGATTTTACCAGGCAGAGACCTTTCCCTATCACCTGCGCTGTAGTACATGTGATTTGAGTAGTGAATGCAAATTTTATCTTGATTTATCAGAATCGGAAGAATTAACTGCTTTATATACTAAAGCTGAACATGAAGATGGATATTTCAGAGATGCCTGTGTTTTTTCCCCGGAAATCAATATCTGGGATACCAGAGCAGTTACAGTGGGTTATAAGAATGATGTTCTCTTAAGCTACTCACTTAATAATTATGCCCCCTATGAGGGATATAAGGTAGCTTTTATTGGTACTAAAGGTAGGATTGAGCAGGATGTGGTCGAGGCTTCATATATCAGTGGCCATGATGGCCAGGTAGAGAGAAGGACAAGGGAAAATAATGTTCGTCTGGAAGTATTTCCTCTCTTTGATGAACCATATAAAGTTGAGGTTGAAGTAGAAGAGAGCGGCCATGGTGGGGGAGATATTCGTTTACTAAAAGATATTTTCCTGGATGAGAATACAGCAGACCCTTTAAAAAGAAAAGCAGGGGGTAGGGATGGTGTTATGTCTATTCTAACAGGTATTGCTGCCAGACGCTCTATTGAATGGGGGAGAAAAGTTAATATCGAAGAACTGGTAAAATTCCCCACATCAATTAAATAAATATGATTAATTTTCAGGGGGGTTCTTAATGAATAAAAATTTTTATAATATTACTGATTATGGGGCAGTTGGTGATGGAAAAACAATTAATACCGCTGCCTTTGACAGGGCAATTCAGGAATGTGCTGAAAATGGTGGTGGTACAGTTTATGTGCCTGCTGGTATTTTTTTGACTGCTTCCATTACTTTAAAAAGTAATATAACCTTATATTTTGAAATAGGTTCTATTGTAAAATTTGTTCAGGATGTAGCTCAATATAAATTAGTACAAGGTAGGTGGGAGGGTAGTGAACAGGAACTATATAC
This window contains:
- a CDS encoding ABC transporter substrate-binding protein yields the protein MTKKILVSCLVLLLVLSCTIGVAAEKVTLRFSWWGSQDRHDRTMKVIELFEEKYPDIDIQPEFTGWSGYWDRINTQMAGGNLPDIVQHVRKYISGYVKNENLLNLTPYLKDGTLDTSNIPDSLVAMGNINGRQYGVATGVNAPAVYYDKGLFKKAGISYPSPDRTWQDEVALIKKLHDKLGILGSANLTSQTDVGGFTVWVRQHGGALYNEDGTALGYDDDQIYIDFMEMTLDVLDSGAVWSAPERAENADTGVEQDPITRQEAAMATIYWSNQLGALVNSSGKMLGITTMPKLDNQLAEGRFLKPAMLLTVSANTEHPKEAITFLNFWLHDIEAGKILGTDRGVPTESKVKAVLKEDASEIDQAVFDYIDLAAANAGEALAAQPPAYQEVVAAYEDVYWKVIYKQITPEEGAKEFREKANSILANQ
- a CDS encoding carbohydrate ABC transporter permease, whose translation is MNNRFEALKDVSRIDHRIGIKKIIKMNLEGYAFILPWLIGFLAFMLYPLLMSLYYSFTKYSIVGNPEWIGLQNYLTIFLTDEKFWMSLKVTFFYVVFAVPLRLAAALALAMLFKKARPLTNFYRAAYYVPSILGGSVAISVVWRQLFGSKGAFNDILLSLGLINQRISWIGTPDTAIWTLILLAAWQFGSPMIVFLAGLKQIPKSLYEAAKIDGASKWQQFTRITIPLLTPVIFFNLLMQMVRLFLMFTQAFIITDGGPLDRTLVYALYLYRKGISFGHLGYGSALAWIILVILTVATIIIFKTSNKWVYYES
- a CDS encoding carbohydrate ABC transporter permease encodes the protein MSLSFTKKERLNNILFQVFVALFCFVMIYPLLWMLAGSLKTSGNALTATLIPDGLNFSNYLQGWKGFGGHSFSIFFRNSFFIAGMATLGQLFTSSFAAFGFARTRFIGQKVFFAVMIATVLLPAQVLRIPQYIMFNNWGWMDSYLPVLLPQMLPVPFFTFLMVQFIRGIPSELDEAALIDGCNKFGIYFRIILPNLKPVMVTAGIFRFYWTWNDFMTPLLYLQTVTKYPISIALRMFSDPNAITNWGAMFGMTVLSIVPTLVIFIFFQKYLVEGVASSGLKG
- a CDS encoding bacterial Ig-like domain-containing protein — translated: MKYNLKGGLWFILTSVLLVSFIISAVILAEDEMISVSSDWQGSIFGNLGGQNKITKENFEINENTDGTVRLRSSNNRGKIESKSEGIAYYFKEVPADANFELSATATVESFEMHNQVSFGLMVRDKVLINESNKEDIGYTLAAGILNAKKDVPKIGFYRTAEGQTKLGELVNDAVPSAGNTYDLSIKKSGDVYILKFGNEEPVIIENFSGFETGKLFAGLYTARNTTVIFSDINFSLDTRKVKDLHVDTTAMPTDYLLEEELDLTGLKVTAEFSDGSKEILSEDDYIVTGFDSNTVGTNPISINYNGVSRTVNLEINSLTCTGLKIKYYPAKTDYYLGDRFDPEGFAVMAEYNEGYKSEELTVDKYTFSIAGESMPGSDYVFDSAGEKIVTVSSMENPAISISFAVNVKTAEITGLEISKVPEKELYFLSDKLNLTGMTVYAKYSDGSRIRLMKDEFSVSSLDTTSPGEKKVIISHKGKEAVLNLTVKMKELTGLEVTEYPQTTFYLGDDFTSRGLEVSLVYDNGDKEVLAGSNYTVDFSNFDNTKMGVYDVKIIPTDSLITAITYPVTVREKTEYEWKYTRFGQSTSEEDNFIDIKEDGTIELASINGGGKVATDHDGISFYYTVIDASKDNFVLSADIKVIEYAKSPHDGQEAFGIMARDAIGEFGDTGVFASNMVGLGGYSGGTKEPNGTQLFMRTGVESSDGAGSNGTSSMMIKEEKPKTSNTYPAKEYRLTLAKTNSGYTGRLNGGKEVMLFEPNFLNVQDSKVYLGFFAGRVGHIEVSNVDFKVSAAKTDAPKVGPSEEAVTPTLDFLSLDKTSKTDYNFLLKSNVKGIVIVKQGRKVIARDQVVKAKQEYLIETELAENTKTNFSVSFLPDDTQYLTSCDKLVKNFTVEMKSYVEDGDIYVSPTAISGGAGTLEDPLDLDTAISFVREGQKIILLEGRYVRDSKLEIKKYNDGTAEARKYLIAAANTNPIIDFDKKTEGVLLSGDYWQVKGIEFTRSAANEKGFVVGGNHNIIEECLFYENGNTGLQISRTDINEDDKSKWPSYNLILNCTSFDNRDPSDNNADGFAAKLTSGVGNVFRGCIAHHNIDDGWDLYTKVGTGAIGPVVIEDSIAYSNGTLTDGTVGNGDKNGFKLGGEGVHVPHIIKNCLAFDNGAVGFTSNSNPAVIAINNIALNNIGRNLEFTTYKEIAVDFEIDGFMSIATKDIPADNFPVELESAKNYMFNGSVSENQLDNRINKNDFVTLIPQLPFERDDNGRIMIGDFLKLTTK
- a CDS encoding ABC transporter substrate-binding protein, yielding MSRKVLLYFLIILLLLIVKTEVAVVSNNNITISISWWGSQVRHNKTLAVIELFERKNPDIKIQPVYTGWREYWDRIAAYAVGGNLPDIMQQDYKYFNSYVDYNILRDMDDYIDSIIKVAEVDEALLESARFDGKLYGIPAGLNTYTILYDPKKFAEAGLTEPSYDWTWNEYKEICRKLHERLGIYAATSLPMATRNITGLEHYVRQHGQSLFDMSAHKLGFTEDLFVDFYKMDLELSREGVFAPGELRLENHTIENDLIVKDAAVMAAYWTNQIVAISKAAGKPLKMLPFPQAKDETRSGYYLKPSMYWTITKNSKHPEIAARFINFLINDLEANKLLNGDRGVPISFDIRQKLQPMLDDPERKMFNFIKYISNNSSIIEPPPPAQYDQVIEILEEVHYKILEGSQTPSEAYQELRMRTDRVLK
- a CDS encoding Gfo/Idh/MocA family protein, which translates into the protein MRYALIGTGSRSSMYYKAIQDLDGVKGKNELVALLDLNESRMQYVNKCLDLNLPVYKPHQFNEMLEKENVEGIIVTTKDSHHHYYIIEGLKRDLKVISEKPMTTDEEKCQEILNTMEQTGNDLIVTFNYRYSPYRSKVKELLEQGTIGELTMVEFHWFLDTTHGADYYRRWHRNINNSGSLLVHKSTHHFDLVNWWIDSFPVEVFALGKKRFYQAETFPYHLRCSTCDLSSECKFYLDLSESEELTALYTKAEHEDGYFRDACVFSPEINIWDTRAVTVGYKNDVLLSYSLNNYAPYEGYKVAFIGTKGRIEQDVVEASYISGHDGQVERRTRENNVRLEVFPLFDEPYKVEVEVEESGHGGGDIRLLKDIFLDENTADPLKRKAGGRDGVMSILTGIAARRSIEWGRKVNIEELVKFPTSIK